A single genomic interval of Spirosoma linguale DSM 74 harbors:
- a CDS encoding YD repeat protein (TIGRFAM: YD repeat protein~KEGG: hypothetical protein), whose amino-acid sequence MNQLYQWLAIGCLLTTFLPSLAQTPGTNYTISRTYKQANISENLTGSGFTATAQQATSQVSYFDGLGKPIQQVMAFGAGSKADIVTLIEYDALQRPVQTFLPTPINANGGLLQANGDLKIKAKTYYTDVAKVSAPINTTAPIEVLATQTFYENTPLNRVTSQKAPGATGNSTQFHGVNAINDVKYFRSSAAGLASIQLVGTYEAGELTYVRTTDEAGGAVTQYLDRLNRIVLKRVLTSKNGLDVNLDTYYVYDEKSQLRAVLQPNYQNETDLNRNAFLYRYDEYGRLVEKKLPGSNASQMEYYITTDLPKSSTDGRGQKFYYLYDNLNRQTEMGLCKNGNCDTPEPLLKTYYDNYGFTPFRNYEAEPGLTGVAFANTPMVNRTNLKTGQAARVLLPNGDYGQWLQTVIYYDDKQRVIQTLRQLYGFSSNAFERVSLQLAFDGKPEQEWITQETGSVSYKLTKTFTYDHANRLSKINHILYEGGVQKKSYTHMEQLYNEVGQLATKSLHTGVQILGYKYTPRGWLGNNQTSTGQPFTLGLSYKANGNIDSLSWITKSYSGGMGLTYDKSSRLIGAVGSGNFGGYNESPINYDSNGNLESLTRKYNNTVIDQLSYQYHGNQLHRVNDDAQDNQSQAVKGFINGTNIDDELIYDGNGNLVRDFNRGVGSATTDGIYYNVQNLPRTVIRNGRTVLYTYDASGIKLKSEAPDNVNTYYAGMFEYKAENSLLRIGLEEGQLVKKDTNYLAHYYLRDHLGNVRSVLDEVGTVIQETEYYAFGLPIQRSGSDKNKYLYNGKEKQPETEWLDYGARMYDPSIGRWMVIDPLTEIFPSTSYYSYAVNNPTLFTDKYGLYAESSENIAVCPTCPSGEEYSKYRDSKSLYTYDKGTGVILNGDGKGATVTAKRIQPTEAPTFGWPWQADLPIGLSELQLGNKIEQVAKWDGTFRYPNSVLSQKEVDAKAIFRQPLIQKRPINILRNVALPRDLALKVAKGLKVAGGITMAMGVVDNISKGYAGNITWEHSATSIGIGAFGLVAGTFGAPVVLGAIAVGVVYSVYEDDLWHDYDKTNATNFVEKKE is encoded by the coding sequence ATGAATCAACTCTACCAGTGGCTGGCCATAGGCTGTCTGCTCACTACTTTCTTGCCTAGTCTGGCACAAACGCCCGGCACTAACTACACAATCAGCCGAACCTATAAACAGGCTAACATTAGCGAAAACTTGACTGGATCGGGCTTTACAGCAACAGCTCAACAGGCCACTAGTCAAGTCTCCTACTTCGATGGATTGGGGAAGCCTATTCAGCAGGTGATGGCTTTCGGGGCGGGGTCCAAAGCTGACATCGTTACGTTAATTGAATATGATGCTCTACAGCGACCCGTTCAGACATTTTTACCCACTCCAATAAACGCAAATGGTGGACTGCTTCAAGCGAATGGTGATCTCAAAATAAAAGCAAAGACATATTATACGGACGTCGCAAAAGTTTCAGCTCCTATTAATACTACTGCTCCTATAGAGGTCTTAGCAACTCAAACTTTCTACGAAAACACACCGCTTAACCGGGTCACGAGCCAGAAAGCCCCGGGAGCCACTGGCAATTCCACTCAATTCCATGGGGTGAACGCCATAAATGATGTTAAATACTTTCGAAGCAGTGCTGCAGGGCTAGCAAGTATTCAATTGGTTGGTACTTATGAGGCAGGTGAGTTGACTTATGTGCGTACCACTGATGAAGCCGGTGGTGCCGTGACTCAGTATCTGGACCGTCTCAATCGGATAGTCCTTAAGCGCGTACTCACTAGCAAAAATGGCCTGGATGTTAATTTAGACACATACTATGTTTATGATGAGAAAAGTCAATTGCGGGCGGTCCTTCAACCAAATTATCAGAACGAAACAGACTTAAACCGGAATGCCTTTCTCTATCGGTATGATGAATATGGACGTTTAGTGGAAAAGAAGTTGCCTGGCAGCAACGCGTCGCAAATGGAGTATTACATTACTACAGATCTGCCGAAAAGTAGTACAGATGGACGTGGCCAGAAGTTTTATTACCTCTACGATAATCTTAATCGCCAGACCGAGATGGGTCTGTGCAAAAATGGCAACTGTGATACCCCAGAGCCCCTGTTGAAGACCTATTACGATAATTATGGGTTTACCCCTTTCCGAAATTACGAAGCTGAGCCAGGCTTAACCGGAGTTGCCTTTGCGAATACTCCTATGGTCAACCGTACTAACTTGAAGACCGGTCAGGCTGCCAGGGTGCTGCTACCTAATGGCGATTATGGACAGTGGTTGCAAACGGTGATCTATTACGATGACAAGCAAAGAGTAATTCAGACGTTGCGTCAGTTGTACGGATTCAGCAGTAATGCATTTGAGCGCGTGAGCCTGCAGTTAGCATTCGATGGCAAGCCCGAGCAGGAGTGGATTACTCAGGAGACTGGCAGTGTGAGCTACAAGCTAACCAAGACTTTCACGTACGACCATGCCAACCGGCTGAGTAAAATTAACCATATACTCTATGAAGGAGGTGTTCAGAAAAAATCATACACCCACATGGAGCAACTTTACAATGAAGTAGGTCAACTGGCGACCAAATCCCTGCATACAGGTGTGCAAATTCTAGGCTATAAGTACACTCCACGGGGCTGGCTAGGCAATAATCAAACAAGTACAGGTCAGCCTTTCACGTTAGGTCTAAGTTACAAAGCTAATGGTAACATTGATAGCCTGTCGTGGATAACCAAAAGTTACAGTGGAGGAATGGGGTTAACCTACGACAAGTCGAGCAGATTAATTGGAGCAGTAGGTAGTGGTAATTTTGGAGGCTATAATGAGTCACCAATCAATTACGATAGCAATGGTAACTTAGAAAGCCTGACTCGTAAGTACAACAATACAGTCATTGACCAGTTGAGCTACCAGTATCACGGCAACCAACTTCATAGGGTAAACGACGACGCGCAAGATAATCAGAGCCAAGCGGTTAAAGGATTTATTAACGGAACTAACATCGATGATGAGCTAATCTACGACGGCAACGGAAATTTGGTAAGGGATTTCAATCGGGGCGTTGGAAGTGCCACTACAGATGGCATTTATTACAACGTACAGAACCTGCCTCGCACCGTGATCCGTAATGGGCGTACGGTACTTTATACGTACGATGCTAGCGGAATAAAACTTAAAAGTGAAGCGCCAGATAATGTCAATACGTACTACGCAGGGATGTTCGAGTACAAAGCAGAAAACAGCTTACTTCGTATCGGTTTAGAGGAAGGGCAACTCGTAAAGAAAGATACTAATTACTTAGCGCATTACTATTTAAGGGATCATCTAGGAAATGTCCGCTCAGTACTGGATGAGGTCGGCACTGTAATACAGGAGACAGAATACTATGCTTTTGGTTTACCAATTCAGCGTAGTGGAAGTGATAAAAATAAATATCTTTACAACGGCAAGGAAAAACAGCCTGAGACTGAGTGGCTAGATTATGGAGCCCGTATGTATGATCCGAGTATTGGACGATGGATGGTGATTGATCCGTTGACGGAGATTTTTCCAAGTACTTCATATTATAGTTATGCGGTAAACAATCCTACTTTATTTACAGATAAGTATGGTCTTTATGCCGAGTCTTCAGAAAACATAGCAGTTTGTCCAACTTGCCCAAGTGGAGAAGAATATAGCAAATACAGGGACAGTAAATCACTTTATACCTATGACAAAGGAACAGGTGTTATCCTAAATGGGGATGGAAAAGGTGCAACAGTAACTGCAAAAAGAATACAACCTACAGAAGCTCCTACTTTTGGTTGGCCTTGGCAAGCAGATTTGCCTATTGGCCTATCAGAATTGCAATTAGGTAATAAAATTGAACAAGTAGCAAAATGGGACGGTACTTTCCGTTATCCAAATTCTGTACTAAGTCAAAAAGAAGTAGATGCCAAAGCTATTTTTAGACAACCACTTATTCAAAAACGACCTATAAATATTCTTAGAAATGTTGCCTT